A window of Pararhodobacter sp. genomic DNA:
TGTCTGGGACGGTTTGCGCCGTCAGCGTCTGGATACGCCGTTCATCCGCGAGAATGGCAAGCTGCGCAAAGCGACCTGGGCCGAGGCGTTGTCCGCCGCTGCCAAAGCCATGACCGGGGCCAAAAAACTGGCCGGACTGGTCGGCGATCTCGCCTCGACCGAGGCTGCGTTTTCTCTGAAAACACTGGTAGAATCGCTGGGCGGGTCGGTCGAGTGCCGGGTTGACAGCGCGCGTCTGCCAGCGGGCAACCGTTCGGGCTATGTCGGCACGGCAACGATCGAGGATATCGACAGCGCCAAGTACATTCTTCTGGTTGGGACCAATCCGCGCGATGAGGCGCCCGTGTTGAACGCGCGCATCCGCAAGGCGTGGTTGAACGGTGCACAGATTGGCCTGGTGGGTGCGGCGGCTGACCTCACCTATGAGTATCACCATTCCGGCACCGATCGCGCGGCGCTTCGGGCGATCCTCGAACGGGATCACAGCGACGTGCTCGATGCGCCATCGCTGGTGATTCTGGGTCAGGGCGCCCTGCGCGAGGCTGATGGCGCGGCGGTTCTGGCGACTGCGATGCAGATCTGCGAGCGTTCGCAATCAAAACTGCTGGTGTTGCACACCGCAGCGGGCCGGGTTGGCGCGCTGGATGTGGGCGCCGTGACCGAAGGCGGCTTGCTGGCGGCGACCGACGGGGCCGATGTGATCTTCAACATGGGCGCGGATGAGCTGGACATCGAGGCAGGCCCGTTCGTGATCTATCAAGGTAGCCACGGTGACCGGGGCGCGCATCGTGCCGACGTGATTCTGCCGGCGGCCGCCTATACCGAAGAAAAGGGCGTCTTCGTGAACACCGAAGGGCGGCCTCAATTGGCCAGCCGTGCCGGGTTCGCACCGGGCGAGGCCAAGGAAAACTGGGCAATCCTGCGGGCCTTGTCCGCCGAAACCGGGCAGACCCAACCCTGGGACAGCCTCGGGCAGTTGCGCGCGGCCATGATTGCCGCCGTGCCGCATCTGGACATGATTGATGAGGTGCCGGAAAATGAGTGGCGCGCCGAACCCGCGGATGCCTTGGGTGATGCGACGTTCCGCCCGGCCATCGCCGATTTCTATCTCAGCAACCCGATTGCCCGGGCCTCGGCACTCATGGCCGAACTCAGTGCCGGAGTTGCGGCCCGATCGGCAAAACCAATGGCGGCAGAGTAAACGCATGATGCAGAGCGCTCCCTTTGTGATCACAACCTCGCTGGCCCTGATGGGTCTGGCGGGCTGTGTCACGGCTGCCAGCCAACCGGCTGATGCGGTTTTGGGCGCGCCGGAAACCGCCGTCTATCGCGGGGTCCAGACGCGTCTGCTCGAGGACGATCTGGTGCATTTCATCGTAACAATGCAGGGTGCGCGCGATGCACAAGACCCCATTGCCTATTCGCGCTGTGCCGCTGCACAA
This region includes:
- the nuoG gene encoding NADH-quinone oxidoreductase subunit NuoG, whose product is MSELRKIIIDGIEVEVHPAMTLIQACEVAGIEVPRFCYHERLSIAGNCRMCLVEVVGGPPKPAASCAMQVKDLRPGPEGAPPEVKTNSPMVKKAREGVMEFLLINHPLDCPICDQGGECDLQDQAMAYGVDFSRYREPKRASEDLELGPLVATCMTRCISCTRCVRFTTEVAGVTVMGQTGRGEDAEITTYLGAMIESNLQGNIIDLCPVGALTSKPYAFTARPWELTKTESIDVMDALGSNIRVDTKGREVMRILPRNHDGVNEEWISDKTRFVWDGLRRQRLDTPFIRENGKLRKATWAEALSAAAKAMTGAKKLAGLVGDLASTEAAFSLKTLVESLGGSVECRVDSARLPAGNRSGYVGTATIEDIDSAKYILLVGTNPRDEAPVLNARIRKAWLNGAQIGLVGAAADLTYEYHHSGTDRAALRAILERDHSDVLDAPSLVILGQGALREADGAAVLATAMQICERSQSKLLVLHTAAGRVGALDVGAVTEGGLLAATDGADVIFNMGADELDIEAGPFVIYQGSHGDRGAHRADVILPAAAYTEEKGVFVNTEGRPQLASRAGFAPGEAKENWAILRALSAETGQTQPWDSLGQLRAAMIAAVPHLDMIDEVPENEWRAEPADALGDATFRPAIADFYLSNPIARASALMAELSAGVAARSAKPMAAE